A stretch of the Thermococcus sp. genome encodes the following:
- a CDS encoding extradiol dioxygenase: MLVGIGLMPHGNPVLEPEDEETEKLARVLEKIGETFSDVDSYVLISPHNVRMSEHLGVVMAQHLISWLGFDGVELPGEWETNRELARRIYEKAREHRFPVVDLHFASGSGRYSRWPLTWGELIPLHFLKKKPLVLLTPARSLSRESLLDFGEVLGKVIEESGERIALIISADHGHGHDENGPYGRVKESETYDKLIMELINENRLEELPKIPQELVRKALVDSYWQMLIMLGAMRKTEFELKSSAYACPTYFGMAGVLWVRKN; encoded by the coding sequence ATGCTCGTTGGAATAGGATTGATGCCCCACGGAAACCCGGTTCTAGAACCGGAGGATGAGGAAACTGAAAAGCTGGCACGGGTGCTCGAAAAAATTGGAGAAACGTTTTCGGATGTCGACTCCTACGTGCTCATCAGCCCGCACAACGTCAGGATGAGCGAGCACCTGGGGGTGGTCATGGCCCAACACCTCATTTCCTGGCTCGGTTTCGATGGAGTTGAGCTTCCGGGGGAATGGGAAACAAACAGAGAGCTTGCGAGGCGTATATACGAGAAAGCCAGAGAGCACAGATTTCCAGTGGTTGACCTTCACTTCGCCAGCGGGAGCGGCAGGTATTCAAGATGGCCGCTGACATGGGGCGAACTCATACCACTCCATTTCCTGAAGAAGAAGCCGCTGGTCCTCCTAACACCCGCAAGAAGCCTGAGCAGAGAATCCCTCCTCGACTTCGGAGAGGTGCTAGGAAAGGTCATTGAGGAGAGCGGAGAGAGGATCGCGCTGATAATAAGCGCCGACCACGGACACGGACACGACGAAAACGGCCCGTACGGAAGGGTGAAGGAGAGCGAAACCTACGACAAACTAATCATGGAGCTGATCAACGAGAACCGCCTTGAGGAACTGCCAAAAATCCCCCAGGAGCTCGTGAGGAAAGCACTTGTGGACAGCTACTGGCAAATGCTCATAATGCTCGGAGCGATGAGAAAGACGGAATTCGAACTGAAAAGTTCAGCGTACGCCTGTCCGACGTACTTCGGCATGGCAGGAGTGCTGTGGGTGCGGAAGAACTAA
- a CDS encoding alanyl-tRNA editing protein has protein sequence MLSVEIKTHTALHVLKGAVVKVLGEKARWTASVYVKGNRGRLTVKFSRKPTPGEVEEIERLANEKVKENVPVRVYELPRDEAEERFGEDMYDLFPIPEDVRTLRVVVIEGWNVNACKERHTKTTGEIGEIKIRKVRFRRARELLEVSFEVL, from the coding sequence ATGCTATCGGTTGAGATCAAAACCCATACCGCCCTGCACGTGCTTAAGGGCGCGGTCGTCAAGGTTCTTGGAGAAAAGGCCAGATGGACAGCAAGCGTTTACGTTAAAGGAAACCGGGGTAGGTTAACCGTTAAGTTCAGCAGAAAACCCACTCCAGGGGAGGTAGAGGAAATAGAGCGCCTCGCCAACGAGAAGGTTAAGGAGAACGTCCCGGTTAGGGTTTACGAGCTGCCCAGGGATGAGGCCGAGGAGCGCTTCGGCGAGGATATGTACGACCTCTTCCCCATCCCGGAGGATGTAAGAACCCTCAGGGTCGTGGTTATCGAGGGCTGGAACGTGAACGCCTGCAAGGAGAGGCACACGAAAACGACAGGTGAGATAGGGGAGATAAAAATCAGAAAGGTCAGGTTCAGGAGAGCCAGAGAGCTGCTTGAGGTGAGCTTTGAAGTTCTTTAG
- a CDS encoding thiamine-phosphate synthase family protein, translated as MRTPAVYIADEVMPFLRARIAEMLYRAGMTQSEISDYLGITQAMVSKYLSGKYKKPPEELAEKIGDVAEEISKFILYGGSKEEATVLLSRRLVELFQSGFLCRFYSRYAGISEEACRSIYSVRRGRGDVLEKLDLALRNLLRLEAFSGLIPEVRSNFAYALPLPNGVEDVAAVPGRITNAKGKPYALPPEFGASRFTSRILVELAEFRPELRSVLNIRYDGDVRHALEKAGFRVAVVETGGRKGEDAIKEITGPFKHDVYDAVIDRGGHGVEPMVYIFGRDPFEVIEKLKRLMKYIPLTTSPQT; from the coding sequence GTGAGGACTCCCGCCGTCTACATAGCGGATGAGGTCATGCCTTTTCTGCGTGCCCGGATAGCTGAGATGCTGTACCGCGCCGGAATGACGCAATCCGAGATATCAGACTACCTAGGCATAACCCAGGCAATGGTTAGCAAGTATCTGTCAGGAAAGTACAAAAAACCACCTGAGGAGCTGGCCGAAAAAATTGGGGATGTGGCTGAGGAAATTTCAAAGTTCATCCTCTACGGGGGGAGTAAAGAGGAGGCTACTGTTCTTCTCTCCAGGCGCCTTGTGGAACTGTTCCAGAGCGGGTTCCTCTGCAGATTTTATTCGAGATACGCCGGCATCAGTGAGGAGGCATGCCGCTCGATATATTCGGTACGGAGGGGCCGTGGTGATGTTCTTGAAAAGCTCGATCTTGCCCTCCGCAACCTTTTGAGGCTTGAGGCATTCTCGGGGCTCATCCCTGAGGTTAGAAGTAACTTTGCCTACGCTCTACCCTTGCCAAATGGTGTGGAGGATGTTGCCGCTGTCCCAGGGAGGATTACCAATGCCAAGGGGAAGCCCTACGCCCTGCCTCCGGAGTTTGGAGCGAGCAGATTCACCTCCCGAATCCTTGTGGAACTCGCTGAATTCCGTCCCGAGCTGAGAAGCGTCCTCAACATCAGATACGACGGTGATGTACGGCATGCCCTAGAGAAAGCTGGATTCCGGGTGGCCGTTGTAGAGACCGGAGGGAGAAAAGGGGAGGACGCGATAAAAGAGATCACGGGGCCCTTTAAACATGATGTTTACGATGCGGTGATCGATCGAGGAGGGCATGGCGTGGAACCTATGGTTTATATCTTCGGCAGGGATCCGTTTGAAGTGATTGAAAAGCTCAAAAGGCTTATGAAGTATATTCCACTCACAACATCGCCGCAAACTTAA
- a CDS encoding PLDc N-terminal domain-containing protein, whose product MDEVAFFGAIYALGLLLMILQLAALVWVIYDVFTKQKKMPDIEKVLWVVLAFLFTVLGALVYYLVIKREDKYEEKPLEPPETPEEPIVY is encoded by the coding sequence ATGGACGAGGTGGCATTCTTCGGCGCGATATATGCACTCGGCCTCCTCCTGATGATTCTCCAGCTCGCGGCTCTCGTGTGGGTGATCTACGACGTCTTCACGAAGCAGAAAAAGATGCCAGACATTGAGAAGGTCCTTTGGGTTGTTCTGGCGTTTCTATTCACGGTCCTCGGGGCACTGGTGTACTACCTCGTGATCAAGCGAGAGGATAAGTACGAAGAGAAACCACTGGAACCTCCGGAAACCCCGGAAGAACCCATAGTGTACTGA
- a CDS encoding secondary thiamine-phosphate synthase enzyme YjbQ yields the protein MGTHTEHLHFSTRGEIDLVDITLEVERVVEGSGIKNGVVIVFVPGATGAIVTIEHESGLLEDFKRALKELIPKGKGYLHDRIDDNAHSHLRATLLGASECFPVVNGRLVRGTWQQIFFVELDVRPRHRRVVVQVVGE from the coding sequence ATGGGAACCCACACGGAGCATCTTCACTTCTCAACGAGGGGCGAGATTGATCTGGTTGATATAACCCTGGAAGTTGAGAGGGTCGTTGAAGGAAGTGGGATCAAGAATGGGGTGGTCATCGTTTTCGTTCCCGGGGCAACGGGAGCGATAGTCACGATAGAGCACGAGTCCGGCCTTCTTGAGGACTTCAAGCGGGCTCTGAAGGAGCTTATCCCCAAGGGCAAAGGCTACCTCCACGACAGGATAGACGACAACGCCCACAGCCACCTTCGTGCCACGCTCCTCGGCGCGAGCGAGTGCTTCCCCGTCGTTAACGGCAGGCTCGTGCGCGGAACTTGGCAGCAAATCTTCTTCGTGGAGCTTGATGTGAGGCCAAGGCACAGACGCGTTGTAGTACAGGTTGTAGGGGAGTGA
- the pyrI gene encoding aspartate carbamoyltransferase regulatory subunit → MPELKVEVIPEGTVIDHIPSGKWLKVIEILGLTKPNGGTLLIASNVPSKKLGRKDIVKVEGRYLSEEEVNKIALIAPDATVNIVRDYKIVEKFKVEIPDEITGILRCANPNCISNHEYVKPRFRVESRKPLKLRCHYCERILEGEEIPGNL, encoded by the coding sequence ATGCCCGAGCTCAAGGTTGAGGTAATCCCAGAGGGGACTGTGATAGACCACATTCCCTCAGGAAAGTGGCTCAAGGTCATCGAGATTCTCGGCCTGACGAAGCCCAACGGAGGAACGCTCCTCATAGCCTCAAACGTCCCCAGTAAAAAGCTCGGCAGAAAGGACATCGTCAAGGTCGAGGGTCGCTACCTAAGCGAGGAAGAGGTTAACAAGATTGCCCTCATAGCTCCAGACGCGACCGTCAACATCGTCAGGGACTACAAGATAGTAGAGAAGTTTAAGGTCGAGATTCCGGACGAGATAACCGGAATCCTTCGCTGCGCGAACCCCAACTGCATCAGCAACCACGAGTACGTGAAGCCACGCTTTAGGGTCGAGAGCAGGAAACCGCTCAAGCTCCGCTGCCACTACTGCGAGAGGATCTTAGAGGGTGAGGAGATACCCGGCAACCTCTGA
- a CDS encoding cyclic 2,3-diphosphoglycerate synthase: MAEKKRKRVLILGAAGRDFHNFNTFFRDNPDYEVVAFTATQIPDIEGRVYPKELAGELYPNGIPILSEDNMEKIIKEHDIDVVVFAYSDVPHEHVMHLASRAHSAGADFWLLGPKSTMLKSTKPVVAVTAVRTGCGKSQTSRKVAQLLQEMDYKVVAIRHPMPYGDLRKQMVQRFATYEDLDRYECTIEEREEYEPYIDRGMVVYAGVDYEKILREAEKEADIILWDGGNNDFPFYVPDLWIVVTDPHRPGHELKYHPGETNFRAADVIIINKIDSANRDDIQKVREDIEKINPNAVVIDGASPLYVDKPELIKGKRVLVVEDGPTLTHGGMKYGAGYIAAKKYGAKEIIDPRPYAVGSIVDTYRKYSHLDVILPAMGYGEKQIKELEETINRADADVVVIGTPIDLRRVVKLNKPAVRVRYELEEIGEPKLKDVLKEFVEKCEKLKK; the protein is encoded by the coding sequence ATGGCCGAAAAGAAGAGAAAGAGGGTTCTCATTTTGGGCGCCGCAGGTAGGGACTTCCACAACTTCAACACGTTCTTCAGGGACAACCCCGACTACGAGGTCGTTGCCTTCACCGCAACCCAGATTCCGGATATTGAGGGCAGGGTCTACCCCAAGGAGCTAGCTGGAGAGCTCTACCCGAACGGGATCCCCATCCTCAGCGAGGACAACATGGAGAAGATAATCAAGGAGCACGACATCGACGTCGTTGTCTTCGCATACTCAGACGTTCCGCACGAGCACGTCATGCACCTCGCGAGCAGGGCTCACAGTGCCGGTGCCGACTTCTGGCTCCTCGGCCCGAAGAGCACCATGCTCAAGAGCACCAAGCCCGTTGTAGCGGTTACAGCAGTCAGAACCGGCTGTGGAAAGAGCCAGACCAGCAGGAAGGTCGCCCAGCTCCTCCAGGAGATGGACTACAAGGTCGTCGCTATAAGGCATCCGATGCCCTACGGCGACCTCAGGAAGCAGATGGTCCAGCGCTTCGCCACCTACGAGGACCTCGACAGGTACGAGTGCACCATCGAGGAGCGCGAGGAGTACGAGCCCTACATCGACAGGGGCATGGTTGTATATGCCGGCGTCGACTACGAGAAGATCCTCCGCGAGGCCGAGAAGGAGGCAGACATAATCCTCTGGGACGGAGGAAACAACGACTTCCCGTTCTACGTTCCGGACCTCTGGATAGTCGTCACTGACCCGCACAGGCCAGGCCACGAGCTCAAGTACCACCCAGGTGAGACCAACTTCCGCGCCGCTGACGTCATAATCATCAACAAGATTGACAGCGCCAACAGAGACGACATCCAGAAGGTTCGCGAGGACATCGAGAAGATCAACCCGAACGCAGTCGTCATCGACGGTGCCTCACCGCTCTACGTGGACAAGCCGGAGCTCATCAAGGGCAAGCGCGTTCTCGTCGTAGAGGACGGTCCAACCCTCACCCACGGCGGCATGAAGTACGGTGCAGGTTACATAGCGGCAAAGAAGTACGGGGCCAAGGAGATAATCGACCCGAGGCCCTACGCCGTCGGCTCGATCGTCGACACCTACAGGAAGTACAGCCACCTCGACGTCATCCTGCCGGCCATGGGGTACGGCGAGAAACAGATCAAGGAGCTCGAAGAGACCATCAACCGCGCAGACGCCGATGTCGTCGTCATAGGGACCCCAATAGACCTCAGGCGCGTGGTTAAGCTCAACAAGCCGGCCGTCCGCGTCCGCTACGAGCTGGAGGAGATCGGCGAGCCGAAGCTCAAAGATGTGCTCAAGGAGTTCGTCGAGAAGTGTGAGAAGCTCAAGAAGTGA
- a CDS encoding aminoacyl-tRNA deacylase — MVKLKEIAEELGAEMLHIGRPVKTVEQATRGTGASPRQVIKSLVIISERGPLLVIVDGESMVSMRKLRKLFGSCRFARPNEVKALTGYEVGGVPPVGVPLRTIIDSRVLENEYVIGGGGAVDKLLRIRPQKIAEYQKAEIREVKD; from the coding sequence ATGGTGAAGCTTAAGGAAATCGCAGAGGAGTTGGGGGCGGAGATGCTCCACATTGGAAGACCCGTAAAGACCGTTGAGCAGGCCACGAGGGGAACCGGTGCATCCCCAAGGCAGGTTATAAAGTCGCTCGTGATAATAAGCGAGAGGGGGCCGCTACTCGTCATAGTCGACGGGGAGTCAATGGTCAGCATGAGAAAGCTGAGGAAGCTCTTCGGAAGCTGTCGCTTCGCGAGGCCGAATGAGGTTAAAGCACTCACGGGATACGAGGTGGGTGGGGTTCCACCTGTCGGGGTGCCGCTAAGAACGATAATTGACTCACGGGTTCTGGAGAACGAGTACGTCATCGGCGGAGGCGGCGCCGTGGATAAACTGCTGAGGATAAGGCCACAGAAGATCGCGGAGTATCAAAAGGCCGAGATACGGGAAGTAAAAGATTAA
- the pyrB gene encoding aspartate carbamoyltransferase, producing MNWKGRNVISVRDFSKEDIEFVLDVAERLETELKEKGSLDYAKGKILATLFFEPSTRTRLSFESAMHRLGGSVIGFSSASSTSVRKGESLADTIKTVEQYSDVIVIRHSMEGAARLAAEVAEIPVINAGDGSNQHPTQTLLDLYTIRRAFGRIDGLSIGMLGDLKYGRTVHSLAGALAFYNIELYMISPELLRMPKHIVEEIRGRGVKVHETTNLEGAVPELDVLYVTRIQRERFPDEQEYLKVKGSYQVNCELLKKAKETLKVMHPLPRVDEIHPEVDKSEHALYFRQVFSGVPVRMTLLGLTLGVL from the coding sequence ATGAACTGGAAAGGACGCAACGTGATAAGCGTTAGGGATTTCTCCAAAGAGGACATTGAGTTTGTTTTAGACGTTGCCGAAAGGCTTGAAACGGAACTCAAAGAGAAGGGCTCGCTCGACTACGCGAAGGGAAAAATCCTCGCGACGCTCTTCTTCGAGCCATCAACGAGAACCCGTCTGAGCTTTGAGAGCGCCATGCACCGCCTCGGCGGCTCGGTTATAGGCTTTTCCTCTGCATCGAGCACGAGCGTCAGAAAGGGGGAGAGTTTGGCGGACACCATAAAGACCGTCGAGCAGTACAGCGACGTCATAGTCATACGCCATTCGATGGAGGGAGCCGCGAGGCTCGCCGCGGAGGTGGCGGAGATACCGGTGATCAACGCCGGCGATGGGAGCAACCAGCACCCGACTCAAACTCTGCTCGACCTCTACACGATAAGGCGCGCCTTTGGAAGGATTGACGGCCTGTCCATAGGCATGCTCGGCGACCTCAAGTACGGGAGAACCGTCCACAGCCTGGCGGGGGCTCTGGCCTTCTACAACATCGAGCTCTACATGATTTCACCCGAACTGCTGAGGATGCCGAAGCACATCGTCGAGGAGATCCGCGGAAGAGGAGTTAAAGTCCACGAAACTACCAATCTTGAGGGGGCTGTTCCGGAGCTCGACGTGCTCTACGTGACGAGAATCCAGCGCGAACGCTTCCCGGACGAACAGGAGTACCTCAAGGTCAAGGGGAGCTATCAGGTTAACTGCGAGCTTTTGAAGAAAGCAAAGGAAACGCTCAAGGTCATGCACCCGCTCCCGAGGGTGGACGAGATTCACCCAGAGGTGGACAAGAGCGAGCACGCGCTATACTTCAGGCAGGTCTTTTCAGGTGTTCCCGTTAGAATGACCCTTTTGGGCCTAACGCTGGGGGTGCTCTGA